One window of the Salvia miltiorrhiza cultivar Shanhuang (shh) chromosome 6, IMPLAD_Smil_shh, whole genome shotgun sequence genome contains the following:
- the LOC130987773 gene encoding pentatricopeptide repeat-containing protein At3g06920-like, translating into MRAIFIINRVLKLQLEQKPFYLCNTSKRLSSLNDGRFGVDVNEGANNEGKWRTPHGNGGDAHMRKHELLRRGIENVCQILESGPWGPSLEKALSLCDDKPEADLVIGVLRRLKDINLAINYFRWVERATNQVNLPETYHSLLILMARCRKFDRIGHVLEEMSLAGFGLSFETSMELVSSCVKAQRLWEAYDLIQTMRNFKFRPAFSAYTTLIGALAAVHKPEHPNLMLSLFHQMQELGYEVSVHLFTTLIRVFARDGQVDAALSLLDEMKSNSFQADIVLYNVCIDCFGKAGKVDMAWKFFHEIKAHGLIPDDVSFTSMIGVLCKANRMNEAVDLFEQMELNRSVPCAYAYNTMIMGYGSAGKFDEVYSLLERQRLKGSIPSVIAYNSLLTCLGRRGKVDEALKVYSDMRTDAMPNLSTYNILVDMLCRAGKLDAALAIQNDMKASGLTPDIMTVNIMIDRLCKANKLDAACSVFHSMDRKVCTPNKYTFCSLIDGLGRHGRVDDAYKLYEEMLDSNEVPDAIIYTSLIKNFFKSGRKEDGHKIYKEMVRKGTSPDLTLLNTYMDCVFKAGETEKGRALFEDIKVRFTPDARSYSILINGLIKAGFARETYEIFYAMKEQGCALDTLAYNTVIDGFCKSGKVNKAYQLLEEMKAKGHQPTVVTYGSVIDGLAKIDRLDESYMLFEEAKSVGVELNVVVYSSLVDGFGKVGRIDEAYLIIEEMMQNNLTPNIQTWNCLLDALVKAEEIDEALVCWNSIKDLKCTPNIVTYSILINGLCKVRKFNKAFVFWQEMQKQGLKPNAITYLTMISGLSKAGNILEATKLYERFKENGGIPDSACYNTMIEGLSLTNKATEAYQLFEETRLKGCKIHTKTCVVLLDALHKAECLEQAAIVGAVLRETAKSQHASRSL; encoded by the exons ATGAGGGCAATCTTCATCATTAATCGAG TGCTGAAACTGCAGCTTGAGCAGAAACCCTTCTACTTGTGTAACACTTCTAAAAGATTATCATCTTTGAATGATGGGAGGTTTGGTGTGGATGTTAATGAAGGAGCCAACAATGAGGGGAAGTGGAGAACTCCTCATGGTAATGGGGGAGATGCTCATATGAGGAAACACGAACTTTTGAGGAGAGGGATTGAGAATGTGTGTCAGATTTTGGAAAGTGGCCCGTGGGGACCTTCATTGGAGAAAGCTCTCTCTTTGTGTGATGATAAACCTGAGGCAGACCTGGTTATTGGAGTGTTGAGGAGGCTGAAGGATATCAATCTAGCAATTAATTACTTTAGATGGGTGGAGAGGGCAACAAACCAAGTGAATCTGCCAGAAACATACCATTCGCTTCTGATATTGATGGCAAGGTGTAGGAAATTTGATAGAATTGGGCATGTTTTGGAGGAAATGAGTCTTGCTGGATTTGGACTTTCTTTCGAGACAAGCATGGAGTTAGTTTCCAGTTGTGTGAAGGCGCAAAGGTTGTGGGAGGCGTATGATCTTATTCAAACAATGAGAAACTTCAAATTCCGCCCTGCATTTTCAGCTTACACAACTCTTATAGGAGCACTGGCTGCGGTGCATAAGCCTGAGCATCCTAATCTCATGCTTTCCCTCTTTCATCAGATGCAGGAGTTAGGCTATGAAGTAAGTGTGCATCTGTTTACCACTTTAATTCGTGTATTCGCCCGTGATGGCCAGGTTGATGCTGCTCTCTCTTTGTTAGATGAGATGAAGAGCAACTCATTTCAAGCAGACATTGTTCTCTATAATGTGTGTATCGACTGCTTTGGTAAGGCTGGTAAAGTCGATATGGCTTGGAAATTCTTTCATGAGATAAAAGCCCATGGTCTCATTCCTGATGATGTGTCGTTTACCAGCATGATAGGAGTTCTTTGTAAAGCTAATAGGATGAATGAAGCTGTTGACTTGTTCGAGCAGATGGAGCTGAATAGGTCTGTTCCGTGTGCATATGCTTATAACACCATGATCATGGGCTACGGTTCTGCTGGAAAGTTTGATGAAGTGTATAGTTTGCTTGAGAGGCAAAGACTGAAGGGGTCTATTCCAAGTGTGATTGCATACAATAGTCTTCTTACATGCCTTGGGAGGCGGGGAAAAGTAGATGAGGCCTTAAAGGTTTATAGTGATATGAGAACAGATGCTATGCCGAACCTGTCTACATATAATATTCTCGTTGATATGCTTTGTAGGGCAGGAAAACTTGATGCAGCTTTAGCAATACAAAATGACATGAAGGCATCTGGCTTGACTCCTGATATAATGACCGTCAACATAATGATAGACAGATTGTGCAAGGCTAATAAACTTGATGCGGCTTGTTCTGTCTTTCATAGCATGGATCGCAAAGTTTGTACCCCGAACAAATATACATTTTGTTCACTGATAGATGGCTTGGGTAGGCATGGCAGAGTAGATGATGCATACAAATTATATGAGGAGATGCTAGATTCTAACGAGGTACCAGatgctattatatatacatCCCTAATCAAGAACTTCTTCAAGTCTGGCAGAAAGGAGGATGGTCATAAGATTTACAAGGAAATGGTCCGGAAAGGCACCTCACCAGACCTCACACTCCTTAACACGTATATGGATTGTGTTTTCAAAGCTGGTGAAACAGAAAAGGGCAGAGCCTTGTTTGAGGATATCAAAGTTCGGTTTACCCCTGATGCACGAAGCTATTCAATTCTAATAAATGGTCTCATAAAGGCTGGTTTTGCACGTGAGACTTACGAGATCTTCTATGCAATGAAGGAACAGGGTTGTGCTCTTGACACCCTTGCTTATAACACTGTTATTGATGGATTCTGTAAGTCAGGTAAAGTTAACAAAGCTTACCAGCTATTGGAAGAAATGAAGGCAAAAGGTCATCAACCGACTGTGGTGACATATGGTTCTGTTATTGATGGGCTTGCTAAGATTGACCGGCTTGACGAATCTTATATGCTTTTTGAAGAAGCAAAATCAGTTGGAGTGGAACTAAATGTAGTTGTCTATAGTAGTCTTGTAGACGGGTTTGGAAAGGTGGGGAGAATTGATGAAGCATATCTCATCATAGAGGAAATGATGCAAAATAATTTAACACCTAACATCCAAACATGGAATTGCTTGCTTGATGCTCTTGTTAAGGCAGAAGAGATCGATGAAGCCCTTGTCTGCTGGAATTCTATAAAGGACTTGAAATGCACACCTAATATCGTAACGTACAGCATTCTTATAAATGGTCTGTGTAAGGTTCGGAAGTTCAACAAAGCCTTTGTGTTTTGGCAGGAGATGCAGAAACAAGGGTTGAAACCTAATGCAATCACCTATCTCACTATGATATCTGGGCTTTCCAAGGCTGGAAATATATTGGAGGCCACTAAACTATATGAGAGATTCAAAGAAAATGGAGGTATACCTGATTCTGCCTGCTATAATACAATGATAGAAGGCTTGAGCTTAACGAATAAGGCAACGGAAGCATATCAACTATTTGAGGAAACAAGGTTAAAGGGCTGTAAAATACACACTAAAACCTGTGTGGTTCTTTTGGATGCGCTGCATAAAGCCGAATGTCTTGAGCAAGCAGCTATAGTGGGTGCTGTATTAAGGGAAACAGCTAAATCACAACATGCTTCTAGATCGTTGTGA
- the LOC130987778 gene encoding pentatricopeptide repeat-containing protein At3g06920-like, with the protein MRKHELLRRGIENVCQILESGPWGPSLEKALSLCDDKPEADLVIGVLRRLKDINLAINYFRWVERATNQVNLPETYHSLLILMARCRKFDRIGHVLEEMSLAGFGLSFETSMDLVSSCVKAQRLWEAYDLIQTMRNFKFRPAFSAYTTLIGALAAVHKPEHPNLMLSLFHQMQELGYEVSVHLFTTLIRVFARDGQVDAALSLLDEMKSNSFQADIVLYNVCIDCFGKAGKVDMAWKFFHEIKAHGLIPDDVSFTSMIGVLCKANRMNEAVDLFEQMELNRSVPCAYAYNTMIMGYGSAGKFDEVYSLLERQRLKGSIPSVIAYNSLLTCLGRRGKVDEALKVYSDMRTDAMPNLSTYNILVDMLCRAGKLDAALAIQNDMKASGLTPDIMTVNIMIDRLCKANKLDAACSVFHSMDRKVCTPNKYTFCSLIDGLGRHGRVDDAYKLYEEMLDSNEVPDAIIYTSLIKNFFKSGRKEDGHKIYKEMVRKGTSPDLTLLNTYMDCVFKAGETEKGRALFEDIKVRFTPDARSYSILINGLIKAGFARETYEIFYAMKEQGCALDTLAYNTVIDGFCKSGKVNKAYQLLEEMKAKGHQPTVVTYGSVIDGLAKIDRLDESYMLFEEAKSVGVELNVVVYSSLVDGFGKVGRIDEAYLIIEEMMQNNLTPNIQTWNCLLDALVKAEEIDEALVCWNSIKDLKCTPNIVTYSILINGLCKVRKFNKAFVFWQEMQKQGLKPNAITYLTMISGLSKAGNILEATKLYERFKENGGIPDSACYNTMIEGLSLTNKATEAYQLFEETRLKGCKIHTKTCVVLLDALHKAECLEQAAIVGAVLRETAKSQHASRSL; encoded by the coding sequence ATGAGGAAACACGAACTTTTGAGGAGAGGGATTGAGAATGTGTGTCAGATTTTGGAAAGTGGCCCGTGGGGACCTTCATTGGAGAAAGCTCTCTCTTTGTGTGATGATAAACCTGAGGCAGACCTGGTTATTGGAGTGTTGAGGAGGCTGAAGGATATCAATCTAGCAATTAATTACTTTAGATGGGTGGAGAGGGCAACAAACCAAGTGAATCTGCCAGAAACATACCACTCGCTTCTGATATTGATGGCAAGGTGTAGGAAATTTGATAGAATTGGGCATGTTTTGGAGGAAATGAGTCTTGCTGGATTTGGACTTTCTTTCGAGACAAGCATGGATTTAGTTTCCAGTTGTGTGAAGGCGCAAAGGTTGTGGGAGGCTTATGATCTTATTCAAACAATGAGAAACTTCAAATTCCGCCCAGCATTTTCAGCTTACACAACTCTTATAGGAGCACTGGCTGCGGTGCATAAGCCTGAGCATCCTAATCTCATGCTTTCCCTCTTTCATCAGATGCAGGAGTTAGGCTATGAAGTAAGTGTGCATCTGTTTACCACTTTAATTCGTGTATTCGCCCGTGATGGCCAGGTTGATGCTGCTCTCTCCTTGTTAGATGAGATGAAGAGCAACTCATTTCAAGCAGACATTGTTCTCTATAATGTGTGTATCGACTGCTTTGGTAAGGCTGGTAAAGTCGATATGGCTTGGAAATTCTTTCATGAGATAAAAGCCCATGGTCTCATTCCTGATGATGTGTCGTTTACCAGCATGATAGGAGTTCTTTGTAAAGCTAATAGGATGAATGAAGCTGTTGACTTGTTCGAGCAGATGGAGCTGAATAGGTCTGTTCCGTGTGCATATGCTTATAACACCATGATCATGGGCTACGGTTCTGCTGGAAAGTTTGATGAAGTGTATAGTTTGCTTGAGAGGCAAAGACTGAAGGGGTCTATTCCAAGTGTGATTGCATACAATAGTCTTCTTACATGCCTTGGGAGGCGGGGAAAAGTAGATGAGGCCTTAAAGGTTTATAGTGATATGAGAACAGATGCTATGCCGAACCTGTCTACATATAATATTCTCGTTGATATGCTTTGTAGGGCAGGAAAACTTGATGCAGCTTTAGCAATACAAAATGACATGAAGGCATCTGGCTTGACTCCTGATATAATGACCGTCAACATAATGATAGACAGATTGTGCAAGGCTAATAAACTTGATGCGGCTTGTTCTGTCTTTCATAGCATGGATCGCAAAGTTTGTACCCCGAACAAATATACATTTTGTTCACTGATAGATGGCTTGGGTAGGCATGGCAGAGTAGATGATGCATACAAATTATATGAGGAGATGCTAGATTCTAACGAGGTACCAGatgctattatatatacatCCCTAATCAAGAACTTCTTCAAGTCTGGCAGAAAGGAGGATGGTCATAAGATTTACAAGGAAATGGTCCGGAAAGGCACCTCACCAGACCTCACACTCCTTAACACGTATATGGATTGTGTTTTCAAAGCTGGTGAAACAGAAAAGGGCAGAGCCTTGTTTGAGGATATCAAAGTTCGGTTTACCCCTGATGCACGAAGCTATTCAATTCTAATAAATGGTCTCATAAAGGCTGGTTTTGCACGTGAGACTTACGAGATCTTCTATGCAATGAAGGAACAGGGTTGTGCTCTTGACACCCTTGCTTATAACACTGTTATTGATGGATTCTGTAAGTCAGGTAAAGTTAACAAAGCTTACCAGCTATTGGAAGAAATGAAGGCAAAAGGTCATCAACCGACTGTGGTGACATATGGTTCTGTTATTGATGGGCTTGCTAAGATTGACCGGCTTGACGAATCTTATATGCTTTTTGAAGAAGCAAAATCAGTTGGAGTGGAACTAAATGTAGTTGTCTATAGTAGTCTTGTAGACGGGTTTGGAAAGGTGGGGAGAATTGATGAAGCATATCTCATCATAGAGGAAATGATGCAAAATAATTTAACACCTAACATCCAAACATGGAATTGCTTGCTTGATGCTCTTGTTAAGGCAGAAGAGATCGATGAAGCCCTTGTCTGCTGGAATTCTATAAAGGACTTGAAATGCACACCTAATATCGTAACGTACAGCATTCTTATAAATGGTCTGTGTAAGGTTCGGAAGTTCAACAAAGCCTTTGTGTTTTGGCAGGAGATGCAGAAACAAGGGTTGAAACCTAATGCAATCACCTATCTCACTATGATATCTGGGCTTTCCAAGGCTGGAAATATATTGGAGGCCACTAAACTATATGAGAGATTCAAAGAAAATGGAGGTATACCTGATTCTGCCTGCTATAATACAATGATAGAAGGCTTGAGCTTAACGAATAAGGCAACGGAAGCATATCAACTATTTGAGGAAACAAGGTTAAAGGGCTGTAAAATACACACTAAAACCTGTGTGGTTCTTTTGGATGCGCTGCATAAAGCCGAATGTCTTGAGCAAGCAGCTATAGTGGGTGCTGTATTAAGGGAAACAGCTAAATCACAACATGCTTCTAGATCGTTGTGA
- the LOC130987779 gene encoding pentatricopeptide repeat-containing protein At3g06920-like — protein MRKHELLRRGIENVCQILESGPWGPSLEKALSLCDDKPEADLVIGVLRRLKDINLAINYFRWVERATNQVNLPETYHSLLILMARCRKFDRIGHVLEEMSLAGFGLSFETSMDLVSSCVKAQRLWEAYDLIQTMRNFKFRPAFSAYTTLIGALAAVHKPEHPNLMLSLFHQMQELGYEVSVHLFTTLIRVFARDGQVDAALSLLDEMKSNSFQADIVLYNVCIDCFGKAGKVDMAWKFFHEIKAHGLIPDDVSFTSMIGVLCKANRMNEAVDLFEQMELNRSVPCAYAYNTMIMGYGSAGKFDEVYSLLERQRLKGSIPSVIAYNSLLTCLGRRGKVDEALKVYSDMRTDAMPNLSTYNILVDMLCRAGKLDAALAIQNDMKASGLTPDIMTVNIMIDRLCKANKLDAACSVFHSMDRKVCTPNKYTFCSLIDGLGRHGRVDDAYKLYEEMLDSNEVPDAIIYTSLIKNFFKSGRKEDGHKIYKEMVRKGTSPDLTLLNTYMDCVFKAGETEKGRALFEDIKVRFTPDARSYSILINGLIKAGFARETYEIFYAMKEQGCALDTLAYNTVIDGFCKSGKVNKAYQLLEEMKAKGHQPTVVTYGSVIDGLAKIDRLDESYMLFEEAKSVGVELNVVVYSSLVDGFGKVGRIDEAYLIIEEMMQNNLTPNIQTWNCLLDALVKAEEIDEALVCWNSIKDLKCTPNIVTYSILINGLCKVRKFNKAFVFWQEMQKQGLKPNAITYLTMISGLSKAGNILEATKLYERFKENGGIPDSACYNTMIEGLSLTNKATEAYQLFEETRLKGCKIHTKTCVVLLDALHKAECLEQAAIVGAVLRETAKSQHASRSL, from the coding sequence ATGAGGAAACACGAACTTTTGAGGAGAGGGATTGAGAATGTGTGTCAGATTTTGGAAAGTGGCCCGTGGGGACCTTCATTGGAGAAAGCTCTCTCTTTGTGTGATGATAAACCTGAGGCAGACCTGGTTATTGGAGTGTTGAGGAGGCTGAAGGATATCAATCTAGCAATTAATTACTTTAGATGGGTGGAGAGGGCAACAAACCAAGTGAATCTGCCAGAAACATACCACTCGCTTCTGATATTGATGGCAAGGTGTAGGAAATTTGATAGAATTGGGCATGTTTTGGAGGAAATGAGTCTTGCTGGATTTGGACTTTCTTTCGAGACAAGCATGGATTTAGTTTCCAGTTGTGTGAAGGCGCAAAGGTTGTGGGAGGCTTATGATCTTATTCAAACAATGAGAAACTTCAAATTCCGCCCAGCATTTTCAGCTTACACAACTCTTATAGGAGCACTGGCTGCGGTGCATAAGCCTGAGCATCCTAATCTCATGCTTTCCCTCTTTCATCAGATGCAGGAGTTAGGCTATGAAGTAAGTGTGCATCTGTTTACCACTTTAATTCGTGTATTCGCCCGTGATGGCCAGGTTGATGCTGCTCTCTCCTTGTTAGATGAGATGAAGAGCAACTCATTTCAAGCAGACATTGTTCTCTATAATGTGTGTATCGACTGCTTTGGTAAGGCTGGTAAAGTCGATATGGCTTGGAAATTCTTTCATGAGATAAAAGCCCATGGTCTCATTCCTGATGATGTGTCGTTTACCAGCATGATAGGAGTTCTTTGTAAAGCTAATAGGATGAATGAAGCTGTTGACTTGTTCGAGCAGATGGAGCTGAATAGGTCTGTTCCGTGTGCATATGCTTATAACACCATGATCATGGGCTACGGTTCTGCTGGAAAGTTTGATGAAGTGTATAGTTTGCTTGAGAGGCAAAGACTGAAGGGGTCTATTCCAAGTGTGATTGCATACAATAGTCTTCTTACATGCCTTGGGAGGCGGGGAAAAGTAGATGAGGCCTTAAAGGTTTATAGTGATATGAGAACAGATGCTATGCCGAACCTGTCTACATATAATATTCTCGTTGATATGCTTTGTAGGGCAGGAAAACTTGATGCAGCTTTAGCAATACAAAATGACATGAAGGCATCTGGCTTGACTCCTGATATAATGACCGTCAACATAATGATAGACAGATTGTGCAAGGCTAATAAACTTGATGCGGCTTGTTCTGTCTTTCATAGCATGGATCGCAAAGTTTGTACCCCGAACAAATATACATTTTGTTCACTGATAGATGGCTTGGGTAGGCATGGCAGAGTAGATGATGCATACAAATTATATGAGGAGATGCTAGATTCTAACGAGGTACCAGatgctattatatatacatCCCTAATCAAGAACTTCTTCAAGTCTGGCAGAAAGGAGGATGGTCATAAGATTTACAAGGAAATGGTCCGGAAAGGCACCTCACCAGACCTCACACTCCTTAACACGTATATGGATTGTGTTTTCAAAGCTGGTGAAACAGAAAAGGGCAGAGCCTTGTTTGAGGATATCAAAGTTCGGTTTACCCCTGATGCACGAAGCTATTCAATTCTAATAAATGGTCTCATAAAGGCTGGTTTTGCACGTGAGACTTACGAGATCTTCTATGCAATGAAGGAACAGGGTTGTGCTCTTGACACCCTTGCTTATAACACTGTTATTGATGGATTCTGTAAGTCAGGTAAAGTTAACAAAGCTTACCAGCTATTGGAAGAAATGAAGGCAAAAGGTCATCAACCGACTGTGGTGACATATGGTTCTGTTATTGATGGGCTTGCTAAGATTGACCGGCTTGACGAATCTTATATGCTTTTTGAAGAAGCAAAATCAGTTGGAGTGGAACTAAATGTAGTTGTCTATAGTAGTCTTGTAGACGGGTTTGGAAAGGTGGGGAGAATTGATGAAGCATATCTCATCATAGAGGAAATGATGCAAAATAATTTAACACCTAACATCCAAACATGGAATTGCTTGCTTGATGCTCTTGTTAAGGCAGAAGAGATCGATGAAGCCCTTGTCTGCTGGAATTCTATAAAGGACTTGAAATGCACACCTAATATCGTAACGTACAGCATTCTTATAAATGGTCTGTGTAAGGTTCGGAAGTTCAACAAAGCCTTTGTGTTTTGGCAGGAGATGCAGAAACAAGGATTGAAACCTAATGCAATCACCTATCTCACTATGATATCTGGGCTTTCCAAGGCTGGAAATATATTGGAGGCCACTAAACTATATGAGAGATTCAAAGAAAATGGAGGTATACCTGATTCTGCCTGCTATAATACAATGATAGAAGGCTTGAGCTTAACGAATAAGGCAACGGAAGCATATCAACTATTTGAGGAAACAAGGTTAAAGGGCTGTAAAATACACACTAAAACCTGTGTGGTTCTTTTGGATGCGCTGCATAAAGCCGAATGTCTTGAGCAAGCAGCTATAGTGGGTGCTGTATTAAGGGAAACAGCTAAATCACAACATGCTTCTAGATCGTTGTGA
- the LOC130987781 gene encoding transcription factor GTE10-like, translating into MAPTIPIDYTGQKESKKFSKKAGSGDMMGKTRKVSKGYSSGFVPDYRHAVETVAESEGFGNSGRGDAGFNSLQENCAPNGKCISLNVDGYGRSVVPIRSLSLSKMSSSERRDLEVKLKSELEQVRKLHRKIASFSMDRVVHPHATDIHNHQTGAKRLATAESLLVSTNDEAVTPGKKKGPSGRNGPRTKGGPVAARKTESVKQGLPQNTNFVILMKQCETLLNRLMLQPHAWIFNKPVDVVAHKVPDYYDIIKHPMDLGTVKSKLLSNQYSTPIEFAADVRLTFKNAMTFNPPKHDVHIMAEMMNKYFEVRWKSIEKKLPPTADDSTASKSSVIIEPETAYVPPAKKQKTASKEARVKQEREKPAMSDVEKQKLGAELEELISELPDNIINFLKESTLNSSEVTEDEIEIDIDSLSDETLFTLRKLLDDYLLERKKKQSTSENCDTEIKKESGFRDSSYLPCEDHERADEDVDIGGNDPPPISSSPPIRIDKDAAERNSNCSGSRSSSSESGASSTDSENSSACEADGANISVPTGVNETANNQEEAREKDLHDRNDGDILDANAEQYPVSSDEPNCRQEGESAPPDRQVSPEKLYRAALLRSRFADIIIKAQENTTEKGTDSERLKLEKEELERRRREEKARLQAEAKAAEEARRKAEAEAAAEARRERELVREAARLALQKMEKTVDINENSQFMEDLEMFRAAPDEHLQSFIDEASPDDSQNGLGSFKFPANSNPLEKLGLYMKNDDEEEEEVQPQSIEHEPNDTEEGEID; encoded by the exons ATGGCACCAACCATCCCGATAGACTACACGGGGCAAAAGGAGTCGAAAAAGTTTTCGAAGAAGGCGGGATCAGGGGATATGATGGGGAAGACTCGAAAAGTTTCTAAGGGTTACTCCAGTGGTTTTGTGCCGGATTATAGACATGCGGTTGAGACAGTTGCTGAATCAGAAGGTTTTGGGAACTCAGGCCGCGGTGATGCAGGGTTCAATTCTCTGCAGGAAAATTGTGCACCGAATGGGAAATGCATTAGTTTGAATGTGGATGGTTATGGTAGGTCGGTTGTGCCAATTCGATCACTGTCACTTTCGAAGATGTCCTCTTCAGAGAGAAGGGATTTAGAAGTTAAGTTGAAGAGTGAGCTTGAACAAGTGCGTAAGCTTCACAGGAAGATAGCTTCTTTTAGCATGGACAGAGTGGTGCATCCACACGCTACTGATATCCATAACCATCAAACTGGAGCAAAGAGACTTGCTACAGCAGAAAGCTTGCTTGTGTCCACTAATGATGAGGCCGTGACACCAGGAAAGAAAAAAGGGCCTTCTGGAAGAAATGGACCTCGCACTAAAGGTGGACCAGTGGCAGCTAGGAAAACGGAGTCAGTGAAGCAGGGTCTTCCACAAAATactaattttgttatattgatgaAACAATGTGAGACGCTGTTAAATCGTTTGATGCTGCAACCTCATGCCTGGATTTTCAACAAGCCAGTTGATGTTGTAGCTCATAAAGTCCCAGATTATTATGATATTATCAAGCATCCAATGGATTTAGGGACAGTAAAAAGTAAATTACTGTCAAATCAGTATTCCACTCCCATTGAGTTTGCTGCAGACGTGAGACTCACCTTCAAAAATGCAATGACATTTAACCCACCCAAACATGATGTTCATATAATGGCTGAGATGATGAATAAATACTTTGAAGTGAGATGGAAATCAATTGAGAAGAAACTTCCACCTACAGCTGATGATTCCACAGCTTCCAAGTCGAGTGTCATTATAGAACCTGAAACTGCTTATGTGcctcctgctaagaagcagaaAACTGCTTCTAAGGAAGCAAGGGTCAAGCAAGAAAGAGAGAAGCCTGCGATGAGTGATGTTGAGAAACAAAAGCTTGGGGCCGAGTTGGAGGAATTGATTTCAGAGCTGCCAGACAACATAATCAATTTTTTGAAAGAGAGCACTTTGAATAGTAGTGAAGTAACCGAGGATGAGATTGAAATTGACATTGATTCACTTAGTGACGAGACACTGTTTACTTTACGGAAACTTTTGGATGATTATCTATTGGAGAGGAAGAAAAAACAATCAACGTCAGAGAACTGCGATACTGAG ATAAAGAAGGAATCCGGGTTTAGAGATTCATCTTACCTGCCTTGCGAAG ACCATGAGCGAGCTGATGAGGATGTGGATATTGGTGGAAATGATCCGCCTCCAATTTCCAGTTCACCTCCAATTCGGATTGATAAGGATGCTGCTGAAAGGAATAGTAACTGCAGTGGTTCAAGAAGCTCCAGTAGTGAATCAGGCGCCTCATCTACTG ATTCAGAAAATTCTTCAGCCTGCGAAGCTGATGGTGCCAATATCTCAGTCCCTACAGGAGTGAAT GAAACTGCAAATAATCAAGAAGAGGCCAGGGAAAAAGACTTGCATGATCGAAATGATGGAG ATATTTTGGATGCGAATGCTGAGCAATATCCAGTGTCATCGGATGAGCCTAATTGTCGTCAAGAGG GGGAGAGTGCTCCACCAGATAGGCAAGTCTCCCCTGAAAAGCTATACCGTGCAGCTTTATTGAGGAGTCGATTTGCTGATATTATAATTAAAGCGCAAGAGAATACAACAGAAAAA GGAACAGATTCTGAAAGACTGAAGCTGGAGAAGGAGGAGCTTGAAAGACGAAGAAGAGAAG AGAAAGCACGACTCCAAGCAGAGGCTAAAGCTGCCGAAGAGGCTAGAAGAAAGGCCGAAGCAGAAGCTGCAGCAGAAGCCAGAAGGGAAAGAGAACTCGTGAGAGAAGCTGCACGTCTAGCTCTGCAGAAG ATGGAGAAGACTGTCGATATTAATGAAAATAGCCAGTTCATGGAAGACCTTGAGATGTTTAGAGCCGCTCCAGACGAGCACTTACAGAGCTTTATAGACGAAGCAAGCCCGGATGATTCTCAAAATGGTCTCGGAAGTTTCAAATTCCCAGCAAATAGTAATCCACTAGAGAAACTCGGGTTGTACATGAAGAAcgatgatgaggaggaagaagaagttcAACCTCAAAGCATCGAGCACGAACCAAATGACACCGAGGAAGGAGAGATTGATTGA